A window from Chroicocephalus ridibundus chromosome 11, bChrRid1.1, whole genome shotgun sequence encodes these proteins:
- the LOC134522093 gene encoding uncharacterized LOC131768270 homolog: MADDKDSLPKLKDLAFLKDQLESLQRRVEDEVHAGVGQDGSLLASPFLKGFLAGYLVAKLRFSAVLGFVAGTCTGIYAAQNYAVPNVEKTIRDYLSSLKKGRD, from the exons ATGGCGGACGATAAG GACTCGCTGCCCAAGCTGAAGGACCTCGCCTTCCTGAAGGACCAGCTGGAGAGCCTGCAGCGCCGGGTGGAGGACGAGGTGCACGCCGGCGTGGGGCAG GATGGCTCTCTGCTGGCCTCGCCCTTTCTCAAAGGCTTCCTGGCGGGCTACCTGGTAGCCAAACTTCGCTTCTCGGCCGTCCTGGGATTCGTGGCTGGGACCTGCACAGGGATATACGCCGCTCAGAACTATGCTGTCCCCAATGTTGAAAAGACAATCCGGGACTATTTGAGCTCTCTGAAAAAAGGTCGGGACTAG
- the SLC35A4 gene encoding probable UDP-sugar transporter protein SLC35A4, translated as MVMFGNAAGSANRVLRRGLWGLMLVLSVAIYGSHAPLLTLCKVDGMIPFSSASVVVLVELTKLVFSLLFLLTWDRELLGVAMSWRHVAPFALSALLYAANNNLVVHMQLFMDPSTYQVLSNLKIVSTALLYSLFLRQRLSMRKWLALFLLVAAGVSYSCGGLQDPGSPSVMRLHITLVGLLLISVYCLISGLSAVYTEAILKTQALPLSLQNLFLYFFGVLLNLIGYFWSSTEGGFLEGFSSWVLVIAVSQAINGLIMSVVMKHSSNITRLFVISCSILVNAFLSVTLFNLQLTLLFFVAVSCIGLAVHLYYGVT; from the coding sequence ATGGTGATGTTTGGTaatgctgctggctctgcaaaCCGGGTGCTCcggagggggctgtggggactgATGCTGGTCTTATCTGTAGCCATATACGGCTCTCATGCTCCCCTCCTGACCCTGTGCAAGGTCGACGGGATGATCCCCTTCAGCTCCGCCTCCGTCGTGGTTCTCGTTGAGCTGACAAAACTGGTCTTCTCCCTCCTGTTCCTGCTGACCTGGGACCGGGAGCTGTTGGGAGTCGCCATGTCGTGGCGCCACGTTGCCCCCTTCgccctctctgccctgctctaTGCTGCTAACAACAACCTGGTGGTTCACATGCAGCTCTTCATGGATCCCAGCACCTACCAGGTCTTGAGTAACTTGAAGATCGTCAGCACCGCGCTCCTCTACAGCCTCTTCCTGCGCCAAAGACTCAGCATGCGCAAATGGCTGGCTCTCTtcctgctggtggctgctggggtgAGCTACAGCTGTGGCGGCCTGCAGGACCCTGGCAGCCCCTCCGTGATGCGGCTGCACATCACGCTGGTGGGCTTGTTGCTGATCTCGGTGTACTGCCTGATCTCGGGCTTGTCTGCTGTCTACACGGAAGCCATCCTGAAAACTCAGGCGCTGCCTCTCAGCCTTCAGAACCTCTTCCTTTACTTCTTTGGGGTCCTGCTCAACTTGATCGGCTACTTCTGGAGCAGCACAGAGGGCGGTTTCTTGGAGGGCTTCTCCTCCTGGGTGCTGGTGATTGCGGTCAGTCAGGCCATCAACGGTTTGATCATGTCCGTGGTCATGAAGCACAGCAGTAACATCACCAGGCTCTTCGTGATCTCCTGCTCTATCCTGGTCAACGCCTTCCTGTCCGTCACCCTCTTCAACCTGCAGCTCACCCTCCTCTTCTTCGTTGCCGTCTCATGCATTGGCCTCGCTGTTCACTTGTACTATGGGGTCACGtag
- the CD14 gene encoding monocyte differentiation antigen CD14, protein MNVAVLLLLGLGFLEAEGRCFFNRTQEYCVCYHLSQETVSSIIQCLAASVVEFQGGELERYVAFPISDLDPSSIETLGSLLIRKIIFRDLLVPEILLARVLKFFSYTQVRELVFESCIFKGRGNWEEMANKDLPILSLRFHNVTSALLTGRQQDFSSLSSWLGTLQELSVTGSHVTSLPCGIGRVFRALLFLDVAQNSLGDESLASTFCSGAFPQLRVLSLQGNNLTSYHRVCESVRLLPELQHLDLSQNKLTADPSSSCQWPVALQIFNLSGTGLDEVLTPLPPSLEVLDMSCNHLRAVDISLSSLKKLFLSQNMLRAVPSVRNFPMLDTLHLDNNSIAELPWDEVKHLWDVAAAGNPYNCSCSGAGGLQALAATGHLGQGWPQDYTCQSPPGYRGRLVKDVPVSVLRCNSAAVIAPVCVALALLGVAGAVFLVRSRPGLLRPCRRV, encoded by the coding sequence ATGAACGTggctgttctcctcctcctggggctggggttttTGGAGGCAGAAGGCAGGTGTTTCTTCAATCGCACTCAGGAGTACTGTGTGTGCTACCACCTGTCCCAGGAAACTGTAAGCAGCATCATCCAGTGCCTCGCAGCCTCTGTCGTGGAGTTTCAGGGGGGAGAGCTGGAGAGATACGTAGCCTTCCCCATCAGCGATCTGGACCCCTCCTCCATTGAAACGCTGGGCTCCCTTctcatcagaaaaataatttttagggaTCTCCTGGTGCCTGAGATACTCCTTGCCCGGGTCCTGAAGTTCTTCTCCTACACTCAGGTGCGGGAGCTGGTGTTTGAGAGCTGCATTTTCAAAGGGAGAGGCAACTGGGAGGAAATGGCCAACAAGGACTTGCCCATCTTGTCCCTGCGCTTCCACAACGTGACATCTGCCCTGCTGACGGGCCGCCAGCAGGACTTCTCCAGCCTGAGCAGCTGGCTGGGGACCCTGCAGGAGCTGTCTGTCACTGGTTCCCACGTCACCAGCCTGCCTTGTGGCATCGGGAGGGTGTTCAGAGCTCTGCTCTTCCTGGACGTGGCACAAAACAGCCTGGGGGATGAGAGCTTGGCGTCCACCTTCTGCAGCGGGGCGTTCCCTCAGCTCCGGGTGCTGAGTCTGCAAGGCAACAACCTGACATCCTACCACCGCGTGTGCGAAAGTGTGCGGCTGCTGCCTGAGCTTCAGCATCTAGATCTCAGCCAGAACAAGCTCACGGCAgacccatcctcctcctgccagtGGCCAGTGGCCCTCCAAATCTTTAACTTGTCTGGCACTGGCTTGGATGAAGTCCTCACGCCTCTGCCTCCCAGCCTAGAAGTGCTGGACATGAGCTGCAACCACCTCCGTGCTGTAGACATCTCCCTCAGCTCCCTGAAGAAGCTCTTCCTCAGCCAAAACATGCTGCGGGCTGTTCCCTCCGTCAGGAATTTCCCCATGTTGGATACCCTCCACCTCGACAACAACTCGATTGCGGAGCTGCCATGGGACGAGGTGAAGCACCTGtgggatgtggctgctgctggcaaCCCCTACAACTGTTCGTGCTCCGGGGCTGGGGGACTGCAGGCGCTGGCAGCCACGGGCCACCTTGGGCAGGGCTGGCCCCAGGACTACACCTGTCAGTCCCCCCCTGGCTACCGGGGCAGGCTGGTGAAGGACGTGCCGGTCTCGGTTCTGCGGTGTAACAGTGCCGCGGTGATCGCCCCCGTCTGCGTTGCCCTCGCCCTGCTCGGCGTAGCCGGTGCTGTCTTCCTGGTCAGGTCCAGGCCCGGGCTGCTCCGGCCCTGCCGCAGGGTGTGA
- the TMCO6 gene encoding transmembrane and coiled-coil domain-containing protein 6 isoform X2, which translates to MWGRRRRGAVPGGGRSAEELRARRREREAALRKARRQEQLVSKRLLREETAEEGGQDGAESVPGPLSEDEVLQLLRGVQRGSEDRKSSLGRLRWALQNKETQQKFVRLDGSIRTLIGLFTSSLADMQMEAARCLHELSHSSDPAVAEACLPVTSYLLTYLSGHSVEFTVAAGCSSVLPRLISDREILLPQPRTQGFAPFAMGCSSSAPSSVWGSRDCRLWQLDSIIRDAWGGLLTRAGPGQEELCLYTLGNLVVESEAVRKQLLPQGIIPVLASCIQSPHEAVLEGLGYVLSQLLQAKEAPTEIVPLVLDSVLPQHMLRLVCSGLKAGTGAAVEFAWCLHYIVCSHTANAVLLSLGALPALTSLLLDMASEIPQDAPEGLELLVCPVLRCLSNLLAEETGCEGQIQDERLLIALFLILQSFFQQHPFIVQECLWLLNNLTADEPFFCSALLSLDLLPALLQLLPCSQMAGVLVLTVLCNVAEKGPAYCQQLHHQPALPLLLPALALPDPEVVGQCLELLHLLFLHCPEAAADFVRQGGHRALEQHQSTPELQERVRALLDMVGQPLGASTFSSCHAALSAFS; encoded by the exons atgtggggccggcggcggcgcggggccgtgCCCGGGGGCGGCCGGAGCGCGGAGGAGCtgcgggcccggcggcgggagcgggaggcag CCCTCAGGAAAGCCCGGCGGCAGGAGCAGCTGGTCAGCAAGCGGCTTCTGCGGGAGGAGACTGCAGAGGAGGGTGGGCAGGATGGAGCAGAGAGCGTGCCGGGCCCTCTCTCGGAGGACGAG GTTCTTCAGCTGCTCAGAGGTGTGCAGAGGGGTTCAGAGGACAGGAAAAGCTCACTCGGCCGCCTCCGCTGGGCTCTGCAGAACAAGGAGACTCAGCAGAAGTTTGTCAG GCTGGACGGCAGCATCCGGACACTCATCGGGCTCTTCACCAGCAGCCTGGCTGACATGCAGATGGAGGCGGCCCGCTGTCTCCACGAGCTCTCCCACTCCagtgaccctgctgtggctgaGGCGTGTCTACCAGTGACCTCCTACCTCCTCACCTACCTCTCGGGACACAGCGTAGAGTTCACG gtagctgcAGGCTGCTCTTCAGTTCTCCCAAGGCTCATCTCGGACAGGGAAATCCTTCTGCCACAGCCCAGGACACAGGGATTTGCCCCGTTTGCGATGGGCTGCTCCTCTTCAGCTCCAAGCTCCGTTTGGGGAAGCAGGGACTGCAGGCTGTGGCAGTTGGACTCCATCATCCGAGACGCGTGGGGTGGCCTCTTGACGCGGGCTGGGCCTGGACAGGAG GAGCTGTGTTTGTACACGCTGGGGAACCTGGTAGTGGAAAGTGAAGCTGTGAGGAAGCAGCTTCTGCCTCAGGGCATCATTCCGGTGCTGGCATCCTGCATCCAG TCCCCCCACGAGGCTGTGCTGGAAGGTCTGGGCTACGTCCTCTCGCAGCTCCTCCAAGCCAAGGAAGCCCCCACAGAGATCGTGCC CTTGGTTCTGGACTCTGTTCTCCCCCAGCACATGCTTCGGCTGGTGTGCTCCGGCCTCAAGGCTGGGACGGGAGCAGCCGTGGAGTTTGCGTGGTGTCTGCACTACATCGTTTGTAG CCATACAGCCAACGCCGTCTTGCTGTCGCTGGGGGCCTTGCCTGCCCTCACCTCGCTCTTGCTCGACATGGCTTCTGAAATCCCCCAGGATGCTCCCGAGGGCCTGGAGCTG CTCGTCTGCCCGGTGCTGCGGTGTCTCAGCAACCTGCTCGCGGAGGAGACGGGCTGCGAAGGCCAGATCCAGGACGAGCGCCTGCTCATCgccctcttcctcatcctgcaGAGCTTCTTCCAGCAGCACCCGTTCATCGTACAGGAATGTCTCTGGCTGCTCAACAACCTCACGG CGGATGAGCCCTTCTTCTGCTCCGCTCTGCTCTCCCTGGATTTGCTCCCggccctgctgcagctcctgccctgttCCCAGATGGCTGGTGTGTTG GTCCTGACAGTTCTGTGCAACGTAGCGGAGAAGGGCCCAGCCTACTGCCAGCAGCTGCACCACCAGCCTGCCCTACCCCTGCTGCTGCCCGCCCTCGCGCTGCCTGACCCCGAGGTGGTGGGGCagtgcctggagctgctgcaccTCCTCTTCCTGCACTGCCCAGAG gctgctgctgacTTCGTCAGGCAAGGCGGGCACCGGGCCCTCGAGCAGCACCAGAGcaccccagagctgcaggagcGGGTGCGAGCGCTGCTGGACATGGTCGGGCAGCCCCTGGGAGCCTCCACCTTCAGTTCGTGCCACGCCGcgctctctgccttctcctag
- the TMCO6 gene encoding transmembrane and coiled-coil domain-containing protein 6 isoform X1, giving the protein MWGRRRRGAVPGGGRSAEELRARRREREAALRKARRQEQLVSKRLLREETAEEGGQDGAESVPGPLSEDEVLQLLRGVQRGSEDRKSSLGRLRWALQNKETQQKFVRLDGSIRTLIGLFTSSLADMQMEAARCLHELSHSSDPAVAEACLPVTSYLLTYLSGHSVEFTELCLYTLGNLVVESEAVRKQLLPQGIIPVLASCIQSPHEAVLEGLGYVLSQLLQAKEAPTEIVPTCFGWCAPASRLGREQPWSLRGVCTTSFVGKHAFLLILSSPPGAAKQRGRKAQGPARGPGLPPLGKATPLPSWAFPLSEHTHAVCRITGFLYRVITGDKPEEAVPSPLNPSQIASPRLELSPALPKASPLNPVSPGRAGCCQQSPPALAWLLRCHLFRQPQQKRMWGYSKKDRGCCFQIRTDNSSGSVLHGLLNFLISTETSCYSDAKKSPVVVQESALNFRALLFGEGCGGFPLSERHHAVPSLCSHTANAVLLSLGALPALTSLLLDMASEIPQDAPEGLELLVCPVLRCLSNLLAEETGCEGQIQDERLLIALFLILQSFFQQHPFIVQECLWLLNNLTADEPFFCSALLSLDLLPALLQLLPCSQMAGVLVLTVLCNVAEKGPAYCQQLHHQPALPLLLPALALPDPEVVGQCLELLHLLFLHCPEAAADFVRQGGHRALEQHQSTPELQERVRALLDMVGQPLGASTFSSCHAALSAFS; this is encoded by the exons atgtggggccggcggcggcgcggggccgtgCCCGGGGGCGGCCGGAGCGCGGAGGAGCtgcgggcccggcggcgggagcgggaggcag CCCTCAGGAAAGCCCGGCGGCAGGAGCAGCTGGTCAGCAAGCGGCTTCTGCGGGAGGAGACTGCAGAGGAGGGTGGGCAGGATGGAGCAGAGAGCGTGCCGGGCCCTCTCTCGGAGGACGAG GTTCTTCAGCTGCTCAGAGGTGTGCAGAGGGGTTCAGAGGACAGGAAAAGCTCACTCGGCCGCCTCCGCTGGGCTCTGCAGAACAAGGAGACTCAGCAGAAGTTTGTCAG GCTGGACGGCAGCATCCGGACACTCATCGGGCTCTTCACCAGCAGCCTGGCTGACATGCAGATGGAGGCGGCCCGCTGTCTCCACGAGCTCTCCCACTCCagtgaccctgctgtggctgaGGCGTGTCTACCAGTGACCTCCTACCTCCTCACCTACCTCTCGGGACACAGCGTAGAGTTCACG GAGCTGTGTTTGTACACGCTGGGGAACCTGGTAGTGGAAAGTGAAGCTGTGAGGAAGCAGCTTCTGCCTCAGGGCATCATTCCGGTGCTGGCATCCTGCATCCAG TCCCCCCACGAGGCTGTGCTGGAAGGTCTGGGCTACGTCCTCTCGCAGCTCCTCCAAGCCAAGGAAGCCCCCACAGAGATCGTGCC CACATGCTTCGGCTGGTGTGCTCCGGCCTCAAGGCTGGGACGGGAGCAGCCGTGGAGTTTGCGTGGTGTCTGCACTACATCGTTTGTAGGTAAACAcgcttttctcctcattttgagCTCCCCCCCGGGGGCAGCCAAACAGAGAGGCAGGAAAGCTCAGGGTCCTGCAAGGGGACCTGGATTGCCTCCCCTTGGGAAAGCAACTCCCCTGCCGTCCTGGGCGTTCCCGCTCTCTGAGCACACACATGCTGTTTGCAGGATCACTGGGTTCCTTTACAGGGTGATAACGGGCGATAAACCCGAGGAGGCTGTTCCTAGTCCTCTGAACCCCTCCCAAATCGCCTCCCCACGTCTGGAGTTGTCCCCTGCGCTCCCCAAGGCAAGCCCCCTGAACCCAGTGTCACCTGGCCGGGCTGGCTGCTGCCAACAATCTCCGCCTGCCTTGGCATGGCTGCTCCGATGCCACCTCTTTCGGCAGCCCCAGCAGAAAAGAATGTGGGGGTACTCAAAGAAGGATCGGGGCTGTTGTTTCCAGATCCGCACCGATAATTCCAGTGGATCTGTTCTCCATGGGCTCTTGAACTTTCTCATAAGCACAGAAACAAGCTGCTATTCCGACGCGAAAAAAAGCCCTGTGGTGGTTCAGGAGAGCGCTCTGAATTTCCGGGCCCTGTTGTTTGGCGAGGGCTGCGGCGGTTTTCCCCTCTCCGAGCGCCACCACGCTGTCCCTTCTCTTTGCAGCCATACAGCCAACGCCGTCTTGCTGTCGCTGGGGGCCTTGCCTGCCCTCACCTCGCTCTTGCTCGACATGGCTTCTGAAATCCCCCAGGATGCTCCCGAGGGCCTGGAGCTG CTCGTCTGCCCGGTGCTGCGGTGTCTCAGCAACCTGCTCGCGGAGGAGACGGGCTGCGAAGGCCAGATCCAGGACGAGCGCCTGCTCATCgccctcttcctcatcctgcaGAGCTTCTTCCAGCAGCACCCGTTCATCGTACAGGAATGTCTCTGGCTGCTCAACAACCTCACGG CGGATGAGCCCTTCTTCTGCTCCGCTCTGCTCTCCCTGGATTTGCTCCCggccctgctgcagctcctgccctgttCCCAGATGGCTGGTGTGTTG GTCCTGACAGTTCTGTGCAACGTAGCGGAGAAGGGCCCAGCCTACTGCCAGCAGCTGCACCACCAGCCTGCCCTACCCCTGCTGCTGCCCGCCCTCGCGCTGCCTGACCCCGAGGTGGTGGGGCagtgcctggagctgctgcaccTCCTCTTCCTGCACTGCCCAGAG gctgctgctgacTTCGTCAGGCAAGGCGGGCACCGGGCCCTCGAGCAGCACCAGAGcaccccagagctgcaggagcGGGTGCGAGCGCTGCTGGACATGGTCGGGCAGCCCCTGGGAGCCTCCACCTTCAGTTCGTGCCACGCCGcgctctctgccttctcctag
- the TMCO6 gene encoding transmembrane and coiled-coil domain-containing protein 6 isoform X3, which produces MWGRRRRGAVPGGGRSAEELRARRREREAALRKARRQEQLVSKRLLREETAEEGGQDGAESVPGPLSEDEVLQLLRGVQRGSEDRKSSLGRLRWALQNKETQQKFVRLDGSIRTLIGLFTSSLADMQMEAARCLHELSHSSDPAVAEACLPVTSYLLTYLSGHSVEFTELCLYTLGNLVVESEAVRKQLLPQGIIPVLASCIQSPHEAVLEGLGYVLSQLLQAKEAPTEIVPLVLDSVLPQHMLRLVCSGLKAGTGAAVEFAWCLHYIVCSHTANAVLLSLGALPALTSLLLDMASEIPQDAPEGLELLVCPVLRCLSNLLAEETGCEGQIQDERLLIALFLILQSFFQQHPFIVQECLWLLNNLTADEPFFCSALLSLDLLPALLQLLPCSQMAGVLVLTVLCNVAEKGPAYCQQLHHQPALPLLLPALALPDPEVVGQCLELLHLLFLHCPEAAADFVRQGGHRALEQHQSTPELQERVRALLDMVGQPLGASTFSSCHAALSAFS; this is translated from the exons atgtggggccggcggcggcgcggggccgtgCCCGGGGGCGGCCGGAGCGCGGAGGAGCtgcgggcccggcggcgggagcgggaggcag CCCTCAGGAAAGCCCGGCGGCAGGAGCAGCTGGTCAGCAAGCGGCTTCTGCGGGAGGAGACTGCAGAGGAGGGTGGGCAGGATGGAGCAGAGAGCGTGCCGGGCCCTCTCTCGGAGGACGAG GTTCTTCAGCTGCTCAGAGGTGTGCAGAGGGGTTCAGAGGACAGGAAAAGCTCACTCGGCCGCCTCCGCTGGGCTCTGCAGAACAAGGAGACTCAGCAGAAGTTTGTCAG GCTGGACGGCAGCATCCGGACACTCATCGGGCTCTTCACCAGCAGCCTGGCTGACATGCAGATGGAGGCGGCCCGCTGTCTCCACGAGCTCTCCCACTCCagtgaccctgctgtggctgaGGCGTGTCTACCAGTGACCTCCTACCTCCTCACCTACCTCTCGGGACACAGCGTAGAGTTCACG GAGCTGTGTTTGTACACGCTGGGGAACCTGGTAGTGGAAAGTGAAGCTGTGAGGAAGCAGCTTCTGCCTCAGGGCATCATTCCGGTGCTGGCATCCTGCATCCAG TCCCCCCACGAGGCTGTGCTGGAAGGTCTGGGCTACGTCCTCTCGCAGCTCCTCCAAGCCAAGGAAGCCCCCACAGAGATCGTGCC CTTGGTTCTGGACTCTGTTCTCCCCCAGCACATGCTTCGGCTGGTGTGCTCCGGCCTCAAGGCTGGGACGGGAGCAGCCGTGGAGTTTGCGTGGTGTCTGCACTACATCGTTTGTAG CCATACAGCCAACGCCGTCTTGCTGTCGCTGGGGGCCTTGCCTGCCCTCACCTCGCTCTTGCTCGACATGGCTTCTGAAATCCCCCAGGATGCTCCCGAGGGCCTGGAGCTG CTCGTCTGCCCGGTGCTGCGGTGTCTCAGCAACCTGCTCGCGGAGGAGACGGGCTGCGAAGGCCAGATCCAGGACGAGCGCCTGCTCATCgccctcttcctcatcctgcaGAGCTTCTTCCAGCAGCACCCGTTCATCGTACAGGAATGTCTCTGGCTGCTCAACAACCTCACGG CGGATGAGCCCTTCTTCTGCTCCGCTCTGCTCTCCCTGGATTTGCTCCCggccctgctgcagctcctgccctgttCCCAGATGGCTGGTGTGTTG GTCCTGACAGTTCTGTGCAACGTAGCGGAGAAGGGCCCAGCCTACTGCCAGCAGCTGCACCACCAGCCTGCCCTACCCCTGCTGCTGCCCGCCCTCGCGCTGCCTGACCCCGAGGTGGTGGGGCagtgcctggagctgctgcaccTCCTCTTCCTGCACTGCCCAGAG gctgctgctgacTTCGTCAGGCAAGGCGGGCACCGGGCCCTCGAGCAGCACCAGAGcaccccagagctgcaggagcGGGTGCGAGCGCTGCTGGACATGGTCGGGCAGCCCCTGGGAGCCTCCACCTTCAGTTCGTGCCACGCCGcgctctctgccttctcctag
- the NDUFA2 gene encoding NADH dehydrogenase [ubiquinone] 1 alpha subcomplex subunit 2 produces MAAAVVRGIGGGLGRGLRELRIHLCQRSAGSRGVRDFIEQHYVTLKKANPDFPILIRECSGVQPKLWARYEFGKEKSVPLNNLTVDEVAKALENIVKSKA; encoded by the exons atggcggcggcggtggtgagGGGCATCGGGGGCGGGCTGGGCCGCGGCCTGCGGGAGCTCCGCATCCACCTGTGCCAGCGCTCCGCCGGCAGCCGCGGCGTCAG AGACTTCATCGAGCAGCACTACGTGACCCTGAAGAAGGCGAATCCcgacttccccatcctgatccGGGAGTGCTCCGGTGTGCAGCCTAAGCTCTGGGCTCGCTACG AGTTTGGCAAGGAGAAGAGCGTGCCGCTGAACAACCTCACCGTGGATGAAGTGGCCAAGGCCTTAGAGAACATTGTGAAAAGCAAGGCGTGA